The sequence CGACGGCGGCATCGTGGTGCGCATGGCGGAAGAAGGGGAAACCCTGACGCTGCTGGACGGCAACGAAGCCAAACTGAGCGCCGACACCTTAGTGATCGCCGATCATCAAAAAGCGTTGGCGATGGGCGGCATCTTCGGCGGCGAGCATTCCGGCGTCAACGGGGAAACTCAGGACGTGCTGCTGGAGTGCGCCTTCTTCAGCCCGCTGTCGATCACCGGCCGCGCACGCCGTCACGGCCTGCACACCGATGCGTCTCACCGCTATGAGCGCGGCGTCGATCCGGCGTTGCAGTACAAAGCGATGGAGCGCGCCACGCGCCTGCTGCTCGACATCTGCGGCGGCCAGGCCGGCCCGGTTATCGACGTAACCCACGAAAACGAACTGCCGAAGCGCGCCACCATCACGCTGCGCCGCGAGAAGCTGGATCGTCTGATCGGCCATGTGGTGCCGAGCGAGCAGGTCAGCGACATTCTGCGCCGCCTGGGCTGCCAGGTGACCGAGCAGGGCGACAGCTGGCAAGCGGTCGCGCCGAGCTGGCGTTTCGATATGGAAATCGAAGAGGATCTGGTGGAAGAAGTGGCGCGCGTTTACGGCTACGACAACATCCCGGATGTGCCGGTGCGCGCCGATCTGGTGATGACCCAGCATCGCGAAGCCGATCTGACGCTCAAGCGCGTGAAGACCATGCTGGTCGATCACGGCTACCAGGAAGCGATCACCTACAGCTTCGTCGATCCGAAAGTGCAGGCGCTGCTGCACCCGAATGAAGACGCGCTGATCCTGCCGAGCCCGATTTCGGTCGAAATGTCGGCGATGCGCCTGTCGCTGTGGACCGGTTTGCTGTCCGCGGTGGTGTATAACCAGAACCGTCAGCAGACGCGTCTGCGCCTGTTCGAAAGCGGTCTGCGCTTTGTGCCTGATAGTGCGGCAGATCTGGGTATTCGTCAGGACGTCATGCTGGCAGGCGTGATCGCCGGCCATACGCACGATGAGCATTGGGATCTGGCACGCAAGCCCGTCGACTTCTATGATTTAAAAGGGGATCTGGAGTCTGTCCTCGAACTGACCGGTAAATTATCCGAAATTCAGTTCCGGGCGGAAGCCAATCCGGCCCTGCATCCAGGGCAGAGTGCGGCGATTTATTTGCACGGCGAACGCGTAGGTTTCATCGGTGTGATTCACCCGGAACTTGAACGTAAACTGGATCTTAACGGCCGCACCGTGGTGTTTGAACTGGAGTGGAACAAGCTTGCGAGCCGCGCCGTGCCTCAGGCGCGGGAGATTTCGCGCTTCCCGGCAAACCGCCGTGATATCGCCGTTGTGGTGGCTGAAAACGTCCCCGCAGAAGATATTTTGGCCGAGTGTAAGAAAGTTGGCGCAAATCAGGTAGTTGGCGTAAACTTGTTTGACGTGTACCGTGGCAAGGGCGTGGCAGAAGGTGACAAGAGCCTGGCTATCAGTCTGGTATTGCAGGATACCGCTCGTACACTGGAAGAAGAGGAGATAGCCGCTACCGTTGCAAAATGCGTAGAGGCTCTAAAACAGCGATTCCAAGCATCCTTGAGGGATTGAACCTATGGCGCTTACTAAAGCTGAAATGTCAGAACACCTGTTTGAGAAGCTTGGGCTTAGCAAACGGGACGCCAAAGACCTGGTGGAACTGTTCTTTGAAGAGGTCCGTCGGGCCCTTGAGAATGGCGAACAGGTAAAACTGTCGGGTTTTGGCAACTTTGATCTGCGTGACAAGAACCAACGTCCGGGGCGTAACCCGAAGACCGGCGAAGACATTCCGATTACGGCGCGCCGCGTGGTGACCTTCCGTCCGGGGCAGAAGCTGAAAAGCCGGGTAGAAAACGCCAGCCCGAAAGGGTGAGTGACGTGTGATATCAAAAAAGGCCGCTTGCGCGGCCTTTTTCTTTTTGAGGATAAAATTCAGTTTATTCCTAATGGGCAATGTAAGAATTAAAATCCTGCGTTCAAACGCTACGGCGGAAGTTTATTTAAGCTCGATTTCGGAATATTCTTAAATCTTATTTGGTGAGTGGCATTGTTTTCGCTTCAATAACGGCCGTGATAATGGCCAGGGCCATCGCCACGGTGGCCGCCGCCCCAGTGCGGGCCCCAGCAGCAGGCGCTGAGGCTTGCTGTCAGGGCCACAACGGCCAGCAGGCTGCCTATACGTTTAATCATCTTATTCTCCTCCGATGGAAATTCGCTTAATTATAATTGCCACGCCGCTTGAGAGCCGTCAGTTATTCGTTAAGCCTTGTCAGCGGTTATGATAATTAAAGGCGAGGGCAAACAGTGTAGGGATTGTGTAAGGCCGTCGAAAACAATCTGAAAATAGGCATCGGTGAGATAGTGGTTAAATAAACGCGCTGATATAACCACTGCAGCAAGAAAAATAGAGTGAGAAGGCAAAATGAAAAAGATCCTGTTGCTGGTGTGTTTCCCGCTGTTGCTGCCGCTGGCGGCGCAGGCCGATGTCTCTGTCGATATCAATGTGCCGGGCGTTTCTCTGCATCTGGGGGATCAGGACCGTCGCGGCTACTACTGGGATGGTTACGACTGGCGTCCACCGCAGTGGTGGCATGCGCATCAGGGCCGCGGTCTGGGTGAGCGCAATGCGTGCGGCATGTACTGGGACGGCGGCCGCTGGCAGCCATCGCCGCCGCGTGGCTATGATCACCGTGAGCCGGCACGCAGCGGCAATCCGTTCCGCGGCGATCGCGATAATCGCGACCACGAGCGCAATCATGACGATCGCGGTGCCTCCGACCGCCGCGATGACGGCCGCGGCCAGCCTTATCCACCGGGCAACGCCGGCCCGCATCGTTAACCCTGAGTTTATCGGCGGCTGGTTTTGCCATCATCGTTGCGATGACGGGCAAGGCCAGCCGCTGCTTTCCTGCGCCATCATCCACGCAAGGCTTCCCCTTGCGGCGTTAACCCCCTAATATTCGACTCAAACGTCAATTATCCGGCCACGACAGCGGCCGGCAGGGAACCGCCGCGCCATGCCAACCAGCCGTACCTTCACCTTATTGTTGCAACATCAACGCTACCGCGATAAACGCCAGATCGGTCTGTTGGCGCTGTGCGTGGCGGTGGCGTTGCTGTTCAGCCTTTGCGCCGGCGACCAATGGATATGGCCGTCAGAGTGGTTCAGCGATCGGGCGCAACTGTTCGTCTGGCAACTGCGTTTGCCGCGCGCGCTGGCGGTGATGCTGGTCGGTGCCGCCCTGGCGGTGGCGGGCGCGGTAATGCAGGCGCTGTTTGAAAACCCGCTGGCGGAGCCCGGTCTGCTGGGCGTCGCTAACGGCGCCGGCGTAGCGCTGGTGCTGACGGTGTTGTTGGGGCAGGGGTTGTTGCCGGTGGCGCTGATGAGCGCCGCCGCGATAGCCGGTGCGCTGGCGATGACCTTCCTGTTGCTGGGCTTCGCTCGCCGCCGACGTCTGACCAATGCGCGGCTGTTGCTGGTCGGCGTAGCGCTGGGCATCGTGTGCAGCGCGCTGATGACCTGGGCGGTCTATTTCAGCACCAGCCTCGATCTGCGGCAGCTGATGTACTGGATGATGGGCGGTTTCGGCGGGGTCGACTGGCGCCAAAAGTGGCTGGTGCTGGCGCTGCTGCCGGTGCTGCTGTGGTTGTGTGGCCAGGGCAAAGCGCTCAACCTGATGGCGCTGGGCGAGGTACAGGCGCGGCAACTAGGGCTGTCGCTGCATCTGTGGCGTAA comes from Serratia sarumanii and encodes:
- the pheT gene encoding phenylalanine--tRNA ligase subunit beta gives rise to the protein MKFSELWLREWVNPAISSEALSDQITMAGLEVDGVDPVAGAFNGVVVGEVVECGQHPNADKLRVTKVNVGGDRLLDIVCGAPNCRTGLKVAVATVGAVLPGDFKIKAAKLRGEPSEGMLCSFSELGISDDHDGIIELPLDAPIGTDIRDYLKLNDNTIEISVTPNRADCLGIIGVARDVGVLNQVALTEPDMSPVAATIDATLPIRVDAPQACPRYLGRVVKGIDVKAPSPLWMREKLRRCGIRSIDAVVDVTNYVLLELGQPMHAFDLSRIDGGIVVRMAEEGETLTLLDGNEAKLSADTLVIADHQKALAMGGIFGGEHSGVNGETQDVLLECAFFSPLSITGRARRHGLHTDASHRYERGVDPALQYKAMERATRLLLDICGGQAGPVIDVTHENELPKRATITLRREKLDRLIGHVVPSEQVSDILRRLGCQVTEQGDSWQAVAPSWRFDMEIEEDLVEEVARVYGYDNIPDVPVRADLVMTQHREADLTLKRVKTMLVDHGYQEAITYSFVDPKVQALLHPNEDALILPSPISVEMSAMRLSLWTGLLSAVVYNQNRQQTRLRLFESGLRFVPDSAADLGIRQDVMLAGVIAGHTHDEHWDLARKPVDFYDLKGDLESVLELTGKLSEIQFRAEANPALHPGQSAAIYLHGERVGFIGVIHPELERKLDLNGRTVVFELEWNKLASRAVPQAREISRFPANRRDIAVVVAENVPAEDILAECKKVGANQVVGVNLFDVYRGKGVAEGDKSLAISLVLQDTARTLEEEEIAATVAKCVEALKQRFQASLRD
- the ihfA gene encoding integration host factor subunit alpha; protein product: MALTKAEMSEHLFEKLGLSKRDAKDLVELFFEEVRRALENGEQVKLSGFGNFDLRDKNQRPGRNPKTGEDIPITARRVVTFRPGQKLKSRVENASPKG
- a CDS encoding DUF2502 domain-containing protein encodes the protein MKKILLLVCFPLLLPLAAQADVSVDINVPGVSLHLGDQDRRGYYWDGYDWRPPQWWHAHQGRGLGERNACGMYWDGGRWQPSPPRGYDHREPARSGNPFRGDRDNRDHERNHDDRGASDRRDDGRGQPYPPGNAGPHR
- the btuC gene encoding vitamin B12 ABC transporter permease BtuC, with product MPTSRTFTLLLQHQRYRDKRQIGLLALCVAVALLFSLCAGDQWIWPSEWFSDRAQLFVWQLRLPRALAVMLVGAALAVAGAVMQALFENPLAEPGLLGVANGAGVALVLTVLLGQGLLPVALMSAAAIAGALAMTFLLLGFARRRRLTNARLLLVGVALGIVCSALMTWAVYFSTSLDLRQLMYWMMGGFGGVDWRQKWLVLALLPVLLWLCGQGKALNLMALGEVQARQLGLSLHLWRNLLVLAIGWLVGVSVALAGVIGFVGLVIPHILRLIGLTDQRYLLPACALAGAGVLLVADVVARIALLAAELPIGVVTATLGAPLFIWLLTRAKGVR